In the Flagellimonas sp. HMM57 genome, one interval contains:
- the rfbB gene encoding dTDP-glucose 4,6-dehydratase, protein MIHVLVTGGAGFIGSNFIPYFLELNAEIHLVNIDALTYAGNLDNLHEVDGHDRYTFIKGDICDRKLLEKIFEKYDIQGVIHFAAESHVDNSITNPDAFMQTNILGTFNLIDVAKKYWMISPGVYKEAYKHSRFHHVSTDEVYGTLGKEGLFMESTPYAPNSPYSASKASSDFIIRSYYHTYGMNVVTTNCSNNYGPKQHDEKLIPTIIRKALAEEPIPIYGDGSNIRDWLYVLDHCKGIALAYDKGASGETYNIGGRNERDNLYIAQTVCNILDRKYPRGKDTSYKDLITYVKDRAGHDFRYAIDACKIENDLGWMADENFETGIDKTIDWYLKKFDVNKTKSLVQ, encoded by the coding sequence ATGATACATGTTTTGGTTACTGGGGGAGCGGGATTTATAGGCTCCAACTTTATTCCTTATTTCTTAGAATTAAATGCGGAAATCCATTTGGTCAATATTGATGCCCTCACCTATGCCGGTAATCTTGATAATCTGCATGAGGTCGATGGGCATGATCGATACACTTTTATTAAAGGGGACATATGTGATAGAAAGCTTTTGGAAAAGATTTTCGAAAAGTACGACATCCAAGGTGTGATTCACTTTGCGGCCGAATCCCATGTAGATAATTCCATAACCAATCCAGATGCTTTTATGCAAACCAACATTTTGGGTACGTTTAATTTGATAGATGTGGCCAAAAAATACTGGATGATAAGCCCGGGAGTATATAAGGAAGCCTATAAGCACTCAAGATTTCATCATGTTTCTACAGATGAGGTATACGGTACGTTGGGAAAAGAAGGTCTTTTTATGGAATCTACTCCTTATGCTCCAAATAGTCCGTATAGCGCTTCAAAGGCTTCCTCGGATTTTATCATCAGAAGCTACTACCATACCTATGGTATGAATGTGGTAACAACCAATTGTTCCAATAATTATGGTCCAAAGCAACATGATGAAAAATTAATTCCGACCATCATACGAAAAGCCTTGGCAGAAGAACCTATACCCATTTATGGGGATGGATCTAATATAAGGGACTGGTTGTATGTTTTGGATCATTGTAAAGGAATTGCCTTAGCCTATGACAAAGGTGCATCAGGAGAAACATATAATATTGGTGGTAGGAACGAACGAGACAATCTCTATATAGCCCAAACCGTTTGTAACATACTAGACAGAAAATACCCAAGAGGAAAAGACACCTCTTATAAAGACCTGATAACGTATGTTAAAGATAGGGCCGGACATGATTTTAGATATGCCATAGATGCATGTAAAATTGAAAATGATTTAGGCTGGATGGCAGATGAAAATTTTGAAACAGGTATCGATAAAACAATAGATTGGTATCTAAAGAAGTTTGATGTAAACAAGACAAAAAGTTTAGTCCAGTAA
- the rfbA gene encoding glucose-1-phosphate thymidylyltransferase RfbA, whose translation MKGIILAGGSGTRLHPITLAVSKQLMPVYDKPMIYYPLSTLIESGIWEILIISTPHDLPMFQRLLGDGRKYGCKFEYAVQEQPNGLAEAFIIGEDFIENDKVALILGDNIFYGTGLENLLQSNNDPDGGIIYAYHVTDPERYGVVEFDDSGKVTSIEEKPKKPKSNYAVPGIYFYDNDVVEIAKNIQPSKRGELEITDINQEYLKRGKLKVSIMDRGTAWLDTGTFQSLMQASQFVQVIEERQGLKIGAIESSAYKMGFITKSQFKKLTEPFLKSGYSKRLLEALV comes from the coding sequence ATGAAAGGAATAATTTTAGCAGGAGGCTCTGGAACAAGACTACACCCTATAACATTGGCGGTCAGTAAACAGTTGATGCCAGTGTATGATAAACCAATGATATACTATCCTCTTTCGACGCTTATCGAATCAGGTATTTGGGAAATATTGATCATTTCAACACCTCACGATTTACCCATGTTTCAGCGATTGTTGGGAGATGGGAGAAAATATGGTTGTAAATTTGAATATGCAGTTCAAGAACAACCCAATGGATTGGCAGAAGCTTTCATTATTGGAGAGGATTTTATAGAAAATGACAAAGTTGCTTTGATACTGGGAGATAATATTTTTTACGGAACGGGCCTAGAAAACCTGTTGCAATCCAATAACGACCCAGATGGAGGTATTATTTACGCTTATCACGTAACTGACCCAGAGCGATATGGTGTGGTTGAATTTGATGATTCAGGTAAGGTGACATCCATTGAGGAAAAACCAAAAAAGCCAAAATCCAATTATGCTGTTCCCGGAATTTATTTTTATGATAATGATGTGGTAGAGATAGCAAAGAATATTCAACCCAGTAAACGGGGCGAATTGGAAATAACGGATATCAACCAAGAATACCTTAAAAGAGGAAAGCTGAAAGTGAGCATAATGGATCGAGGTACAGCTTGGCTGGATACCGGAACCTTTCAATCGTTAATGCAGGCTTCCCAGTTTGTACAGGTCATAGAAGAAAGACAAGGATTAAAAATTGGTGCTATAGAGTCATCTGCATACAAGATGGGATTTATTACAAAAAGTCAGTTTAAAAAATTAACCGAACCATTTTTGAAAAGTGGTTACAGTAAAAGATTGCTAGAAGCTTTGGTATAA
- a CDS encoding hybrid sensor histidine kinase/response regulator encodes MKNQVTEKPYILAVDDEQLNLELLRFILERNNYIFEGTSDDDYFFESLKKRKPDLILLDIIMPRIEGFELCEKVKKIPAYKDIPIIFLTGKVNVTDKIKGFEVGGVDYVTKPFNEKELIARIQTHVELIRAKNQIAEQAKNLKQSNELKDRMFSIIGHDLRSPLSAAKLKMDFIMRGIINPKDENFLDETVFDLLKTMDEALNLLQNLLGWAKSESNQIQMIPEKLNLNNLVDQTIRLLKLGSDHKRIKIQNNVAEEIHSFSDNNMIKTVLRNILSNAIKFTPVDGIIKINSKLVKDNVVIEIEDNGNGIPKEDIDKILNPNEHFSKLGTEKEPGTGLGLVLCQSFVEKNHGTLRIRSEVGKGSTFYFDLPLYKEQD; translated from the coding sequence ATGAAAAACCAAGTTACGGAAAAACCCTATATCCTTGCTGTAGATGACGAGCAGTTGAATTTAGAACTGCTCCGGTTTATTTTAGAGCGAAATAATTACATATTTGAAGGTACAAGCGATGACGACTATTTCTTTGAAAGCCTTAAAAAAAGAAAGCCAGATCTTATCCTTCTCGATATTATCATGCCTAGAATTGAAGGTTTTGAACTGTGTGAAAAAGTCAAAAAAATTCCTGCTTATAAGGATATTCCCATCATATTTCTAACCGGAAAAGTCAATGTAACGGATAAAATAAAAGGGTTTGAGGTTGGAGGAGTGGATTATGTGACCAAACCTTTTAACGAGAAAGAACTTATTGCACGAATACAAACCCATGTTGAACTGATACGTGCCAAAAACCAAATTGCAGAACAAGCTAAAAACCTAAAACAATCCAACGAACTAAAAGATAGAATGTTCTCCATTATTGGACATGATCTACGTTCCCCACTAAGTGCAGCCAAATTAAAAATGGACTTTATCATGCGGGGAATTATAAACCCTAAAGACGAGAACTTCTTGGATGAAACTGTTTTTGACCTTTTAAAAACGATGGATGAAGCATTGAACCTGCTTCAGAACTTGTTGGGTTGGGCGAAATCTGAAAGCAACCAGATTCAAATGATTCCAGAGAAACTGAACTTGAACAATTTGGTAGACCAAACCATTCGGCTTTTAAAATTGGGCAGTGATCATAAAAGAATCAAAATACAAAACAATGTTGCTGAAGAAATCCACTCATTTTCGGATAACAATATGATCAAGACCGTATTGCGAAACATACTTTCCAATGCCATAAAGTTTACGCCTGTAGATGGTATCATTAAAATCAATTCAAAATTGGTCAAGGACAACGTTGTTATAGAAATTGAGGACAACGGCAACGGAATTCCAAAAGAAGACATTGATAAAATCCTAAACCCAAATGAGCACTTTAGCAAATTAGGTACGGAAAAAGAACCTGGTACTGGTCTAGGCCTTGTGCTATGCCAAAGCTTTGTGGAAAAAAACCACGGGACATTGAGAATTCGTAGTGAAGTTGGAAAAGGAAGTACATTTTATTTTGACCTTCCCCTTTATAAAGAACAGGACTAA